aaaaattatgtacgaataggaaaatttaaatatctttattgtcttataaagaataattaatatgaacatatatatatataattgagaATTGGgaaatgtaaatacttttacacatattttgtattacctatttttgatcttatttaattttgttttatgtaggtatacctattagcattgattataaattataatcaatgctattaggtattataattatacttatatgtatgtgtttctttttaactaattcttcttaattattaactcGATGTTCATATTTGTCTGTCTAAGAAAATTCAATAAGATCGAGCCGTCATTCACTGATTAAAGAAGAGATTTCTCAGAAAATCTTCATCATATCTTTTAGTTTTTGTGCATAATAAGTAACAACTAAAAGGCCgacaaattataaagtataacttttaattgttaattggaAGCCTTCATTAGCAGTCACAGTTAGTAttctttagaatatttttcaatttgcaTTTATTACTAAGATCTAACAAACAAATTCGTTACCAGACAAAAacatttcaatgttttatacattatacggtATACTAgctatataaagtataaatgtaaaacttaaaatatgtatcatgaaaatattttatttaacaaaattttttaattttaactcaatattaagttatgaaagacaaaaatatattaccgcATGTATAAAACATCAAATCGCGAAAGAGCTATGCAAACTCACTTGAGAGAGGGAGGAGAGACAGGGAACCTTACATTAttcataccatattatataaaattatatatcaaaatataatagtatatttctgTTAATACTGTAAAACAGTAAACATAGATTCATAGTAtaggtaaatacataatatcttaaaataaatcaaaaatgtcattgcgtatagtaaaattcagtaaaaattgtttttttaaatttacaattatctaTAAACACTCCAAAAATAGtcgactatttaaaaaaaaaaactattgtaattataatattatgataataatatataaacatttgccatttggtgaaaatatgaagtatctaccgttatacattttcaagttaaaaaccaaaaaaactaACTTTTTCAAAGATTGGAATTGTGTAAAACTCCCAgtttttccttatttttttaatttttttttttaattttccaaattataaaaaaatgcttaGAAATCTTTACTTTCAATCCCTCAAATTATAAACTAGATTCAATTACCTACAAAAAACCACCCTCATTAAtcgttattgaaaatcaaaattttatcgttttaaaatgtgatgatggattaaaaacaacacatattattgtaaaatcaatataatcaaggtctgctcagaatctaaaaatatttatttataatataaactaggcaatcatataagtatatgtattcCTATATTCATACCATTATACaccaatcatataatattatgcgacgATTTATTTGAAgacatcatatttatatgaaatgatTTTGTCCCAATTCTATAAACACTAATTTTCTTAGTCAAAGtttgtacttttaaataatttgttttattattgtaattaatacattttaagtaataacttaCAAATTACGGGCGGGTCCATTTTCTTCCAAAAATGAGATACTTACCGTTTTCCTGCACTgttcatttttcttcaaaaaaattaagaataatttttgataattttcctCCACTTTCCATTTTCCaccaataagtaaaataataaactagtatataatattatatttttttatataattataggataTTTCAGCAACAAATGAATACCTGTTTAAAGAAAAGGAAAATtagacataaataatatgaataattattttacattttgtaattatttacctaGAAATGTCTCCgttttgcattttaataattgcattGTCGATTGCTCCACGGCATTAGTTGCTTGTTGTCTTtcgattttattgaattctgtaaatcattttgtaattagttattgtcacacttatatttttctatttcttatctcatatttttaagagcttataaataatcagttcttggttttattttaaaattcacgcGAGGATTTGAATtacatactaaatttaaaagaaagattataaaaaatattataattgtatactaaaCTGATATAAAGTACTACCTACTATTGTGTGTAAGACTAAAATTACTTCAATCGAATCAAACGTGATATAGAatcaaagaaataataatttcataaaatatcaattgaaTAGTATTACACAATAACTTTGCATAAAATAACACGTATAGAGATgcagttacaatattatatatgtttataatatacaccatCGTATCTTATGTAGTGATGTAACCAGGGGAGGGGCTGAGGGGCTGTAGCCCTCcttgaaattttaagaaaattaaaaaattattttaatggtctATGAAAAACGACACAAgtcttaaattgtattttactgattttaaactgtcaaaactttttttatttgtcatatacaaataatatttcggCATCTGCTGCATGATACACTTATTGAAGAACCTAGGTAAACCACgctgtgaaaaaaataatagcctCCCCCAAGAAAAATCCTGGCTACGCCACTGATCTTATGGGAAAAAATCTCGCTTCACTTAAGTCAGACGTATATGTGCGCGTCGCGCATACCGATCAAACCGCGTATTTAATCCCTTTACACTCAAAATGCATAAATTCACACACACTcacgtgtatatattatataattcgtcCCACGCGTTACCCGAACCGTGATAGGTACAAATAATCCTATTTCGTCATTACGGTCGTGTGGGTTCGTTGGTACGTACATCGATACGCTTATACACAGCAGCACAcactcgtatatattataataccgatTTGGATTGTCAACAATCATCGGGCCGACGTCGACTGTATACACGGcgagtatatactatacacatatatatatataatatagcgtaagtatatatacaaatcCCGTCCACCGCTACAAGTTCCCTGGGGATATTAAAAGGCTTCTAAAAGGTTGGAGTCGGTGGGCCGGGCGGTTTTCGCCGCCGTTCTCTTGTTCGGATTAAAATGCGTCGACAAAAGAACAGACGCCGCACGACGGAGAAAAGAGAATACAAGAGACATCATcacactgtatataatatctatatacatatttatacacacgcgcgcatataataatacgtgcgtgtgtgtgtatgtatatatatcgtaATGCACGTCGTCGGAGATTGATCAAGAGACGGAGTGTGAGAGAGGAAAACATACACACGCCGAGTATTACTGCAATAGTTTCCGTTGAGCGGCGTGTACATACACAcgtcatatatacatatatatatatatatatatatattatttaatgtattcaaCCGAGGCGGACGGGATTAATGCGGAAAACGTTTTCCTCCCTTTACGCCACGTTAGACAACAGACATCAGCATCCCGCCTGTCGCAACAACGCCGTGAGACGATGACGATATACGAGCGCAATAAGTTTCTTTCCCACCCGCAGCCTTTAGCTCCGCGGCATGGCATTCGGTGACGCACGTGTATACAGGGTGCAGTCTGTGCTCTGCTAGTCGATTTGTTCttcgcatattataatatgatatttatagataGGTTACTCTTCTATGTATGTCCGGATGCGAAGCCTGACATTTATTTTGCAAcgcttataattaattaagataattgaataatattcttaagcTGCAGAGTATAGCTCGGCGTATTACACGTATATATTGACTGTACTATTATACACGTGTGCAGTATATACACGGTGTATCCTTTGAGATATGACAATTTAACATTCAAATGACGTATGGATTTGTTAGATGCACTTTATGTATATGCGTATCGGACTTGGTAAGAaacgtaaaaacaaataaacaatattatgttgcgTATTTTTGATTACGTTTAATAATTGACACACAAAACGAGTgacaaaaaaagttgtttacgcgttaggttaggttaggtacgaAAATCACAACGTGAGACACCCTATATACATgacgtaggtatgtatatgtattacgatattataatatgacgtgtatGCTTTTCGGATAAACTCTCGCAGTCTCGCGGCTctgcatgtatataataggtatatacctatctcGCACATCACGACGCGGTGACGGGGAAAGACGTAAAGCGATCgcgtatttcatttaatattatatcatattatatacctacatacaggtataatattaataataataatataagacgcGGATTCGTCACATAACCTTctcctatatatacataagtatacatCCCGGTATCCTACCATCACTCGAATACAaacgtcatatattatatatatattgtataatatataaagagcTTTATCGTGTGtttaacatgtataatatatattgttccgTGCCGAAATGCTGGAGTCTGTAGAGAAGTGAGAGgaagagtattattattttattttatcgtccTCGTACTTCACCCTCTCGCTCGTACCACCCCACCAAAGTCAAGTCGTCACtccgagtataataatattataatatgatgatttacGGCCGCGCGCGTAGTTTAAGGAATTTAATGTCGTCAATTTGAgtttgtgtgtatgtatacgtacttatgcataatatatgacacacaaacacacacgcgtcacgcatattatacatgaaataatatattattatcttatgtaTACGATCGACGACAAAGacgttatattgttattgtgtgCACTGTGCAGGTAACACCGGGCAGCAGTGGCACTTAGTGGATATGCTGCAGCAAGGGTTTAGGGTGCATAGCGAAACCCAAAGCGATTTTAGATCGtgaacatgtataatattattaatattaggtaatattgttcaatattataataatatgtagattctGTATTCATATCATTGTTGtttcattacaatttacaatcaaATCGATAGTATGCCAACGTGTTTTTTATGTtgcccataataatatttggttgaattatcaatttatatattataaaatatcaaattttataataggtaaggTATTTAACAATTTCTTGACACAATAACccttaattatatgaataaattgttaaaaattaaaaagtttaaactcACAttgactaaaattaaaaatattataatataatacctatatgtatatcatatcattttttcaaatatataatttggttttacctctttacatttttataaaagtttttaaatttatttgtgtgaAATTatggataaattataatatttttatagaatattaacaCTTTATGTATAGCAACTTGTTTctaaggaaaataattttttttattatttcctattaaataataggtaataataaacaattttattcgcTTTAATTGGCATACTACTATAATCGTACaatacatacatgtatatgtttatgttataacattataactatattataattgatatttgaatTATCATTTACTTTTATGAAAGGTTTAAAAGTAGTTCATAATGATgtgtttatttcaaaaaaacatttgttacTGTTTCTACGCTGTCAGTGAATATACTTAAGCAATTAGGTACATTCATTATTGGAGCATAGGTTATTATGTGCCATAACTACTTTACATACGATTAGTTTCTAGCAGAAATAAGTGGCTCGTGGCTGATTAAATTTCGGAAAAAAACACTGCACAAAAATCTTAAGAATAAaagttcattaatttatattatacttgctgcttgaaaataattaatttttttgttttacagaCAAGTATAAGCGAGAGGAAaatgatgatttaattttagcaatttttttacaattttttattcttaactaaactttttgtaattggggctctaaaattaaaatctcagAAAAAGTGGCCCGTTAAAAActgatgtacctacctacttaaataaaatgtatttttttctaaaatattttaagtttacgtGAAAAAACGTATTATGATACAACGGCTTACGctaaatgttatacaaaagtataaataataataaaaaacaaattgaaaccattttaaaaatagatctaACGATTCGAGgacaaatattaagaaaagGGCCCAAAAAATTGTAGACGCCACCCGTGAAATTCAAGTAGGTACGAGAACGTCTAAGTCGAAAAGATATCGCTATTggttactaattactataaacattatacttaaTCTACTATACTTACCGATGTATACTGTTTATgcgcattttaattaaacaatgttaGTTCGTTAGCCTGTTCGTGAATCATAGGAATAGTATTTCACCGAGATATTGAATGGACATTAGACGGCTATTTACTCATTGCGTTTCGCGTCCAAagtgtataatgttattgttattcaaacgGCAGCACTTTGGGTTGGTACAAAATAAGGCAGAGAATTACATTGGTATACTTTTATGTTGCGCGTTTACCGGAATAATAAAGGAACTGATAAacttaaaacgtttaaattaaaatcaattatatcatCACATTGTACGTATTCACgatgaaatgataataataattatgcattatttttaattttttttttttttactattctgCAGTTCTGTAATAATCTCGCGatgtaattcaaatttaaccggAAATATGAATCGTTATCAATATATTGCCATCGTATTCAATTTgggtcgccgccgccgccagcTTTTACCCGCCGTGTGATCGTTGCGGTCATGGAACAGAAAGACGACGAATATCGCCCGACCgtcgtattaaaatatgtattgaatCGCGATTCGTACAGTGCTACGGAGTACGGTCACCGAACTGTCGCTGGGCTGTTCAGTAAAACATCTGTTCCTTTAACCTCTCACccattttcgttttaaaaatactatcgAGTGATCAACCCTATCTTTTGGCCAGGACAGTCGAGGAGAAAATTTTTCTCCGACCGTAAACCCTTTGAGAGAGCTCTTTTTTGACCTCATCTCTTACCGACGATCATTCGCCATGGCTCACAGGATATTTCACAAGATCGTAAGTACCTGGTTCTCGACGAAAAACGGTTTGTTTGTCGATTTCCAAAGCTTTCGCAATAGTCTTTGTGTGTACATTTTCATTCTTAACGCTAAAAGACTGTTGATTTGTTGACAGAACAATGTTACCCAGTACCTAGCTCGTTCCTATGGCTCTGAAGCCAGGAAAGTGACTTTGATCCCCGGCGATGGAATCGGTCCTGAAATTTCGGCCGCTGTTCAGAAGATTTTCGAAGCCGCCAAAGTAAGTGATTATATCTCACTCGAAAGCAGGAatctaagaatattttaaattaatcgtatCTCGTAGGTATTTAGTGAGACTGCATGCCATAgtctaaacaaaaaataatgataaaagttCTTTttggagttttttttttactgcttTTTACTATAGTGGATTTATTGAACTCAGCCATGAgctatttaatagaaaattaacagTGTGTCTGTATTTTTACGGCATAATTGATCTGGTAGTCAGGAAAAGACTGAATGTTGAAAAGTTTTCTgactataatgaatttaaagattattgttactagaattgtaatttaaagtaaatctaTTGGTTTTAAccattttcaatttctttagTAGTGTTTTAGtagtttctttaaaaaaaactattaattgaagttataataaaaacaaaatatttcttttttttagacTCCTATTGAATGGGATGTAGTTGATGTTACTCCTGTAAGAGCACCAGACGGCACAATGAAAATACCATCTAAAGCTATTGAATcagtaaatactaataagATTGGATTAAAAGGACCTCTTATGACACCGGTTGGAAAAGGTCATCGCTCATTGAACTTGGCACTTAGAAAGTAAATATAGtgttatttactaattataaataatagtacatataAGATATACTTTGAATATTTCTGTTTATCTGAGACTACAACTTGTGCTCAATATTTTTCCAgagaattcaatttatatgccAATGTAAGGCCATGTCGCTCGCTTGAGGGTTATCCTACATTATATGAGAATGTAGATGTAGTAACAATTCGAGAAAATACTGAAGGTGAATATTCAGGTATTGAACATGAAATTGTTGAAGGAGTAGTACAGTCCATCAAATTGATCACAGAAGAAGCTTCGACTAGGGTAGCTGAATTTGCTTTTAAATATGCTGTTGAAAATAAACGATCCAAGGTTACTGCTGTACATAAGGCTAACATAATGTatgataaactaatatatatttttttaattgtgtgtaacattatgattaatgtttgaaaattttaaatgttataggaGAATGTCTGATGGTTTGTTCTTGAGGTGCTGCCGTATGGCTGCTTCAAAGTACCCACAAATCAAATTCGAAGAAAAGTACTTAGACACAGTATGTTTGACCATGGTTCAAGATCCAAGTCATTATGATGTTTTGGTAATGCCTAATTTGTATGGTGATATATTGTCAGATATGTGCGCTGGTTTGGTTGGTGGTTTAGGTCTGACACCCAGTGGAAACATTGGTAGCAATGGTGCTTTGTTTGAATctgtaagtaatattttatttattagttgatttcattaatttaactaaattgtcaatttataatcaaatttaatttgtttaggtCCATGGAACCGCTCCAGACATAGCTGGTAAAGACTTGGCCAATCCCACTGCTCTTCTGCTATCAGCTGTTATGATGTTACGTCACATGGAACTCAACAACCAAGCTGACATTATTCAAAAAGCTTGTTTTGAAACAATCAAAGAAGGCAAATACAGAACTGGAGATTTGGGCGGAAAAGCTAAGTGCTCCGAATTTACAGATGAAATTTGCCGTAAAGTTGAAGAGTCTTCTTAACTTCAtgttaagtaataattgttggtccatcaattttaattatttgtatttgtgtatatttattttgtgaaaaaactAGGCCACACAGATTAGCAATAACCTTCTCGAGTTTTTCGTGTTTGttcctttttatttaaatataaaagtaatattttacccagtaattgtataatttaactaggatt
The DNA window shown above is from Aphis gossypii isolate Hap1 chromosome 2, ASM2018417v2, whole genome shotgun sequence and carries:
- the LOC114123172 gene encoding probable isocitrate dehydrogenase [NAD] subunit alpha, mitochondrial, yielding MAHRIFHKINNVTQYLARSYGSEARKVTLIPGDGIGPEISAAVQKIFEAAKTPIEWDVVDVTPVRAPDGTMKIPSKAIESVNTNKIGLKGPLMTPVGKGHRSLNLALRKEFNLYANVRPCRSLEGYPTLYENVDVVTIRENTEGEYSGIEHEIVEGVVQSIKLITEEASTRVAEFAFKYAVENKRSKVTAVHKANIMRMSDGLFLRCCRMAASKYPQIKFEEKYLDTVCLTMVQDPSHYDVLVMPNLYGDILSDMCAGLVGGLGLTPSGNIGSNGALFESVHGTAPDIAGKDLANPTALLLSAVMMLRHMELNNQADIIQKACFETIKEGKYRTGDLGGKAKCSEFTDEICRKVEESS